Genomic segment of Helicobacter enhydrae:
TCGCGAAACTCTGACAAATAACGCTTGGTGTATGTTTGATGTGTGTAATTTGTGAGCATACAAGGGACAGAAATCGCCGTGATCACGCCACAAGATCGAAAGTTTCGGAAGCTAATGATTTGGTTTTGTTGAGACAAAAGGGGAGTGGTGGGTTTGCTATAGCCATTGATGGCAAAGTTTGCACTTCTAGCACTCTCGCCAATGATCAAAACGATGAATTTAGGTTTCTGGCTTTTTTGAAGCACGGCATCAAGTGCGATTTGCTCGTATTTGAGTTGAGATTTGTATTGTTGATCGATGAACTGAATGCTTGTGCGAATCGGAGAGATGGGGTTTGATATGTAGTAGAGGAGTCTGTCTTTTTTGAAAGCAAAAGTTATATCCGTGCCAACCAATCCAAACCATAGCAATAGCACAGCCCCGGCATATCCTAGGAGAATCACGCATTTTGTGATCAATGCAGGAAGCAGTCTAGGGCTTTTGGCAAGTGGCAGATACAAAATCACCAAAGCAGGGATTCCAAACCAAAGACAAAAATGCCAAAACACAGGCAGTGTCAAGCTTTCTTGAAACTCTCTAGGATTTGCATAGATCAGGCTTTGGATCACATCAGTTGTGATACCAATATGCAGTGTGTTGATGATGTATGAACTAGCACTCGCAATCAGCAAGATGAGCAAGGAGACCCATTTGATCGTCCAACGACAGCTTAAAATCTCAAGTGCCATTGCCAATAGCAGGGTGAGCAGAGAGCTTGCAAGAATCGTTTGTTCTGATGAGAGGCTTTGTTTGAGAATATCAAAGAAGTAGGTGTTATAAAACAGACTTAACACCAACGCAAAGCAGAAAATAAACAAGTGGTATGAAAGTTTCAACATAATGTTCCTTGGGATTTTTTGATTGGATTATAATGATAATACTTCAATCACGCAAAATGCACATCAAAAGCAGAGCGATAAAAGATATTTTTGCTTATTCCCCCCCTTTTTCAAAAACTTCAGCAGATTTTAAGTTTATTGTTTGTATGATTGCACTTCCCAATCAGTGAGACACTTTTTATCTCCTAGATTTTGGCTTTGTTTTTTAATTTTTATGATTCAAAAAACTATTGTTTTAATTTAGTCATTTAGAAATGTTTTGAAACATTGATTTGGTTGTTCTATTTTATAGCTTTGTCTTTTTGAGATATTGAAATAAGATAATGATCTTTGACAACTAAGCAAAAGAATGTTAAGTATTAACCTTTACAAGTCAAACAAAGACTTTAAAAAATAAGACTTAATATTCTGATGTCATTACAACTCTTATAACCCGTATAGATTTTTCTATATTGAAGTTATAACTTGTGATACACAGAGTTTTGGGACAAACACTTTTATGGAGAGTTTAGCCACTGATTCATTCTTTGGCTCAAACTTCCATTTTTTATGGAGAGTTTGATCCTGGCTCAGAGTGAACGCTGGCGGCGTGCCTAATACATGCAAGTCGAACGATGAAGCTTCTAGCTTGCTAGAAGTGGATTAGTGGCGCACGGGTGAGTAATGCATAGGTTATGTGCCCTTTAGTCTAGGATAGCCACTGGAAACGGTGATTAATACTGGATACTCCCTACGGGGGAAAGTTTTTCGCTAAAGGATCAGCCTATGTCCTATCAGCTTGTTGGTGAGGTAATGGCTCACCAAGGCTATGACGGGTATCCGGCCTGAGAGGGTGAACGGACACACTGGAACTGAGACACGGTCCAGACTCCTACGGGAGGCAGCAGTAGGGAATATTGCTCAATGGGCGAAAGCCTGAAGCAGCAACGCCGCGTGGAGGAT
This window contains:
- a CDS encoding phosphoethanolamine transferase domain-containing protein is translated as MLKLSYHLFIFCFALVLSLFYNTYFFDILKQSLSSEQTILASSLLTLLLAMALEILSCRWTIKWVSLLILLIASASSYIINTLHIGITTDVIQSLIYANPREFQESLTLPVFWHFCLWFGIPALVILYLPLAKSPRLLPALITKCVILLGYAGAVLLLWFGLVGTDITFAFKKDRLLYYISNPISPIRTSIQFIDQQYKSQLKYEQIALDAVLQKSQKPKFIVLIIGESARSANFAINGYSKPTTPLLSQQNQIISFRNFRSCGVITAISVPCMLTNYTHQTYTKRYLSEFRDNILDITQRVGIQTYYIGNNGGGCIGQVCIRLPKNHIKFYDRGGH